Genomic DNA from Leptospira hartskeerlii:
AGAAGAAGCATTAGAAATTTGTGAATCTCTAGTCCGAAGCAACGCGATCGATATCGTGGTTTTGGACTCGGTTGCAGCCTTGGTTCCTAAGGCAGAGATCGAAGGTGATATGGGAGATTCTCATATGGGTCTGCAAGCAAGACTTATGTCCCAAGCACTTCGTAAACTGACCGGAACCATTTCTAAGTCTAAGACTGTAGTTATCTTTATTAACCAGATCCGTATGAAGATCGGTGTTATGTTCGGTTCTCCTGAAACTACCACCGGTGGAAACGCATTAAAGTTTTATAGTACAGTTCGCTTAGATATCCGTAAGATAGAAACTCTTAAAGAGAAGGAAGAAGCCACTGGTAACAGAGTGCGTGTAAAAGTTGTAAAAAACAAAATGGCACCTCCGTTCCGCCAAGCGGAATTCGACATAATCTTTAACAGCGGAATCAGCAGAGAAAGTTCTCTCGTTGACTTAGGGGTAAAACACGACATTATTAGCAAATCCGGGGCCTGGTATTCCTATAATACGGAAAAGATAGGCCAAGGGAAAGAAGCAGCTAAAGAATATCTGAAATCAAATCCAGAGATCGCCTTCCAAGTAGAAAATATGGTAAGAGATCTAAACGGATTACCCCCTTTAGCACCTGACGGCAAACTACCACCTGCTCAGCCGTCGGAAGAAGTCCAAAAAGCAGCAGGCTAATTACTACTGGCTTTCTTTTTAGAAACCATTGACCGCCGGATGAAAACTCATCCGGCGTTTTTTTATTCCAAGCCTAGTCCTGATTTTTAGGATTGTTTCAAACGCTAGTCAAAAGGAAGACCTATGTCAGAGATCAGCATCATCGGAGCAGGCGGATTTACAGGAAAAGAGTTATTAGGACTTCTTGCCCGCCATCCAAAATACAAAGCGGTGCATGTTACTAGCGATAAACTTGCAGGCAAATCTCTTTCAGAAGTTTTTCCGGATCTAATATCTCCTAATAATCTGGTTTTTAAAAAACATGAGGACGAGGTTCCAAAAGATTCACTTGTAGTTCTCGCGGTTCCTAACGAAGCATCCTTGGAGTTAGCTCCTAAATTCTTGGATAAAGGTCATAAGGTAATCGATCTTTCCGGAGTTTATCGTCTTCATAACCAAGAAAAATTCGAAACGAATTATAAATTAAAACATACGAGCTTCTCTTTAACTGCTAGAGCGATATTCGGTATTCCTGAAATTTTCAGGGATCAACTGAAAGGTGCGGACTTTGTTTCTAATCCCGGCTGCTTCTCCACTTCCGTAATCTTGGCTCTATATCTTTTAGGAAATCTCAGAAAAGAGATCAAACCTAGGGTTATAGCCGATTGTAAATCAGGCATCAGCGGTGCCGGAGGAAGAGTAGAAGACGGAGGATTTTCCTTCAACGGTGTGTACGAAAATTTTAGAGCGTATAAAATTTTAAGCCACCAGCATGAACCTGAGATCCAAGAGTATTGTTTTGCTGGAACCGGATTGTCCGAGCCTGAAATTTTATTCGTGCCTCATTTACTCCCTGTCTATCGGGGGATCTTATCTACTATATATCTGGAAGCAAATTCCGAAAATTTACCTTTCTTGGAAACTCTGACTGAAAATTCCAAATCAGAACCATTTATCAGGATCAGAAAAACTCCGGAAGAGATAGATCTGGCAAAAGTGCAACATACCAACTTCTTGGATATTAGCCTGAGACAAAGAGGGAAAAATATCACAATCGTTTCCGCTTTGGACAATCTAATGAAGGGAGCGGCCAGCCAGGCATTACAAAATATAAATTTAATGTTGAACGAGCCGGAGACTCTAGGCCTACTTTCCTAATCTTCCATGGAAAAAAGAAGCATCTATCATCTAGTCAGGGATTCTTGTATCCATTACAAAGACAGGCCATTCCAATGGATCTGGGATGAGAAATTAAAATCATTCTCCGGAATTTCTTATTCCGAATGGTTTTTAAATCTGGAAAATCTTTCCGGATTTTTCAGACAGAAAAATCTAAA
This window encodes:
- the argC gene encoding N-acetyl-gamma-glutamyl-phosphate reductase, with translation MSEISIIGAGGFTGKELLGLLARHPKYKAVHVTSDKLAGKSLSEVFPDLISPNNLVFKKHEDEVPKDSLVVLAVPNEASLELAPKFLDKGHKVIDLSGVYRLHNQEKFETNYKLKHTSFSLTARAIFGIPEIFRDQLKGADFVSNPGCFSTSVILALYLLGNLRKEIKPRVIADCKSGISGAGGRVEDGGFSFNGVYENFRAYKILSHQHEPEIQEYCFAGTGLSEPEILFVPHLLPVYRGILSTIYLEANSENLPFLETLTENSKSEPFIRIRKTPEEIDLAKVQHTNFLDISLRQRGKNITIVSALDNLMKGAASQALQNINLMLNEPETLGLLS
- the recA gene encoding recombinase RecA, producing the protein MKKQKEEAQGLDDSKRQAIDQAMTQIEKQFGKGSIMRLGAAAAAVVAPVIPTGSLDLDIALGIGGYPLGRIVEIYGPESSGKTTLTLSAIAECQKRGGVAAFIDAEHALDPAYAKKLGVNLEELLVSQPDNGEEALEICESLVRSNAIDIVVLDSVAALVPKAEIEGDMGDSHMGLQARLMSQALRKLTGTISKSKTVVIFINQIRMKIGVMFGSPETTTGGNALKFYSTVRLDIRKIETLKEKEEATGNRVRVKVVKNKMAPPFRQAEFDIIFNSGISRESSLVDLGVKHDIISKSGAWYSYNTEKIGQGKEAAKEYLKSNPEIAFQVENMVRDLNGLPPLAPDGKLPPAQPSEEVQKAAG